The Klebsiella sp. RHBSTW-00484 genome includes a window with the following:
- a CDS encoding toxin-module SymE — protein sequence MPVKIRVMKDCIVITPQNTRELWGCLEGMSATYINQRKVKTWLKTFPGALNDTGEIPAIKRRKRF from the coding sequence ATGCCGGTTAAAATTCGCGTGATGAAAGACTGCATTGTGATTACCCCGCAAAATACTCGCGAGCTTTGGGGCTGTCTTGAAGGTATGAGCGCAACCTATATCAATCAGCGCAAAGTAAAAACATGGCTTAAAACCTTTCCGGGGGCCTTGAATGATACCGGAGAGATTCCGGCGATTAAGCGACGTAAGCGCTTCTGA
- a CDS encoding helix-turn-helix domain-containing protein → MIATEALKATQALVAAVPLLGDSPSKKDYNNALALVEELLIETPSSPLLDIVCARISEYENQQPEFQALRAEMDAIPAGLAVLRTLMDQHHLTISDFPDEIGSKSMVSRVLNGERQLSVNHIRKLSSRFNVSPAAFI, encoded by the coding sequence ATGATTGCCACCGAAGCACTAAAAGCAACACAAGCCCTTGTTGCTGCCGTTCCTCTGCTGGGGGATAGTCCCAGCAAAAAAGACTACAACAATGCCCTGGCGCTGGTTGAAGAATTATTGATTGAAACCCCGTCAAGCCCACTATTGGACATTGTTTGTGCTCGTATAAGTGAGTATGAAAACCAGCAACCTGAGTTTCAGGCGCTACGCGCTGAAATGGATGCTATCCCGGCTGGGCTGGCTGTTCTGCGTACACTAATGGATCAGCACCATCTCACCATTTCTGATTTTCCAGATGAAATCGGCAGCAAATCTATGGTTTCACGTGTATTGAATGGCGAGCGTCAGTTAAGTGTAAACCACATTAGAAAGCTGTCTAGCCGGTTTAATGTATCGCCCGCAGCCTTCATTTAA
- a CDS encoding type II toxin-antitoxin system HigB family toxin, translating into MTPVDILAISEGCERYPQHRKEILLFGRTIEKANCPTPEALRQYYPSLDNFKYLDKHYVINVSNNSLRVIALIFFESRKLYIRHIFNHIEYDKFTAQHRTKGKK; encoded by the coding sequence ATAACCCCGGTTGACATATTGGCAATCAGTGAGGGATGCGAAAGGTACCCGCAGCACAGGAAAGAAATTTTGCTGTTTGGTCGCACCATCGAAAAGGCAAACTGTCCAACGCCAGAAGCATTAAGACAGTATTATCCATCACTGGATAACTTTAAGTACCTTGATAAGCATTACGTTATTAACGTTTCAAACAACAGTTTACGCGTCATTGCACTCATATTTTTTGAGAGCCGAAAGTTATACATCCGGCATATATTTAATCATATAGAGTACGATAAATTCACAGCGCAGCACCGAACGAAGGGGAAAAAATGA
- a CDS encoding SymE family type I addiction module toxin: MPLYGEWMAQAGFVNGMPVKIRVMKDCIVITPQNTRELWGCLEGMSATYINQRKVKAWLKTFPGALQDTGDIALIKRRKRF; encoded by the coding sequence ATCCCTTTATACGGCGAGTGGATGGCTCAAGCCGGATTTGTTAACGGGATGCCGGTTAAAATTCGCGTAATGAAAGACTGCATTGTGATTACCCCGCAAAATACCCGCGAGCTTTGGGGCTGTCTTGAAGGTATGAGCGCAACCTATATCAATCAGCGAAAAGTCAAAGCATGGCTGAAAACCTTTCCCGGCGCGCTGCAGGATACCGGGGATATTGCGCTGATTAAGCGACGTAAACGCTTCTGA